A window of Nocardiopsis sp. Huas11 genomic DNA:
GCCGCCGGAGCGAACGGGCAGCCGCCGAACCCGCCCAGGCTGGCGTCCAGGACCCGCACGCCCGACTCCACCGCCGCCATCGCGTTCGCGTAACCGGTGTTGCGCGTGTTGTGGAAGTGGCAGCGCAGCGTACGGTCGCCGACCGCGGGCGCCACCGCGCGCAGCAGTTCGGAGACCTCACGGGGCACCGCGACGCCGATCGTGTCGGCCAGGGCGATCTCCACCGCCGAGGTGCCGGTGATCCGGTTGACGACCTCCACCACCTGCCCGGCGGGCACCTCGCCGTCGAAGGGGCATCCGAACGCGGTCGAGACCGTCACGCTGAGCGGGATGCCCGTCCCCTGGAGCTCGGCGTCGATGTCGACCAGCGCGTCGAGCATCTCGTCGACCGTGCACCCCTGGTTGCGGGTGCAGAACCCGTCCGTGGCGGGCACGGCCACGTTGACCTCCGAGACCCCCGCGGCCACCGCGCGCTCCAGCCCGCGCCGGTTGAGCACCAGGCCGATGTGCGAGACGCCGGGCGCGCGTTCGACGCCCGCCATGATCTCCTCGGCGCCCGCCATCTGCGGGACCCGCTTGGGATTGACGAAGCTGACCGCCTCGATCCGGCGGACCCCGGCCGCCACCGCCCGGTCGATCAACCGGATCCGGTCGTCGACGGACAGCACCGTGGACTCGTTCTGCAGGCCGTCGCGCGGCCCCACCTCGACGATCTCCACGTGGTCCGCACCCCGGGGGCCATGGTCGTTCGTACTCATCGGTTCGCCTCTCCCGCACGCCTCGTCGCGTCCTGCGCACAGGCTAGCCACGTCCGTCGGCGCGTCCGTGAACGGGGAGGCGTTCGGGCGCGCCGTCAGCCGTTCGGGCGCACCGTCAGCGCAGGGCCAGGGCGGGGCGGACCTCCCAGGTCGTCCAGACCGGCCGGTAGCCCATCCGGTGCCAGAAGGGCCCCGACAGCGGGTTCATCGCCGCGTAGTTGAGCACCGAGGCGCCCACGCCGTGGCTGTCCAGCGCCTGGTGGGCCTGGCCCACCAGCGCGGTGCCGATGCCGTTGCCGCGCTCGTCGGCGATCACGACCCCGTAGCCGATGTGCGCGATCGGGCGCGCGTTGACCAGGGACTTGGCCCAGCGGGAGCGCTCGGGCGGGGAGACCCACAGCAGTCCCACGGCGCGGCCGCGCCGTTCGGCCAACCAGATCCAGGACCGGGAGCGCTCCAGGGCCCGCGCCGCGACCTTGCGCGTCTGCTCGGCGGTGTCGGGCTGCAGGAACACCCCGCCGAAGTGCTGCTCGTAGCGGTGCTCCTCCATCAACAGCGCCACGACCTGGGTCAGGTCGCTGCGATCGGCGAGCCGTATGGTCACGTCGCGCGGCGGCAGCGACGGGGGCACGCCGCGTCGGCGCTGCCGGGCCGCGAGCACAGTGTAGGGCTGCAGGCCGTGGCGCTGGAGCGGGATGATCCCGCACACGTCACGGGCGGGCCAGCTGACCAGGGCGGCCGACTCCGAGCCGGTGCCGGTCGGCAGGTCCTCCAGCTGGTCGCGCCAGCTGGTGAGCAGGGAGTCCAGGGCGCGGCTGGGGTCGGGGCCGCCGACGATGGGGGTGAGCCAGTGCTGGTCGGGCACGCCCCAGATCCGCCCGACCTCGCCGGGCTGGTACCAGGTGTAGTGCATCGTCCCCGCGGCGACGGCACGCCCCTCCTCGTCGCTGACGGTCAGGAGGGGGTAGGAGTCACGCGCGATGTTGACCGGCGCGGGCAGCAGAGGGTCGGCTTCGGCCCAGCGCAGAGCGGCCGACCGCACCAGCGGGTCCAGGCCGACGTCGCCCCCGGGCGACTCATCATGTCGCACCCGCGCGACATATCCGCTCATCCACCCCTCCCCTGGCGGGTCCTCCACCTCACGCGCTCGTTCGCCCGGCCGTCACCGGGGCGTCGCGTTCGGGGCCCGTCGCCGTCGCGACGACGCGTCCGGGCCGGACCAACGCATACGGAACGGATCGACCGTACCGCTTCCGCAGGGGCCGGGCGCGCGAAATCGTCACTGAACACCAAGAATTCACTCAGCGTAGGCGTACCTGTCCGTACCGTGTCAAGTCACTCGAATGCGAAAAGCAGACGCGCACCACCGTAGCCGATCGAAGGTCACTCTCCGGTGGAGGGGCGGGCACTAGTGCGACACGGTCCGCCCGCCGGGCAGGGGGTTCCCGGCGCGGACAGGGCTCACGCGCCGGCGGAGCCGCCCTCGACGACCGTGGTGTTGCGCCCGTGGTTGATGACCTCGGGGTCGCCCGAGGCGAAGGCCACCTCGTTGTCGACCCCGACCAGCACGATCTTGTCGGCCGAGCCCACGTTGACCGTGGTCCCGCGGCCGGTCGCCTTCACCAGGCCGCACGCGCCGTCCAGGACGACGTGGGCGTCGTCGGCGGTCACCACGACCTCGCGGTTCGCGCAGTCCTCGTGCACCTGGACCCCGTTGTCCACGATGACGAGCTCGTGCTCGTCGTCCACGGCGCGCTCAGGCTCCTGCTCACCGCGCTCGGCGACGCTGGGCCCCTGCGTGGCCCCCTCGGCCCCGTCGGCTTCGCCGATGGCCAGACCGCAGCCGCTGAGCAGGGATCCGAGCACGAAGACCC
This region includes:
- a CDS encoding DUF3060 domain-containing protein — its product is MRVRLLAVTGGVFVLGSLLSGCGLAIGEADGAEGATQGPSVAERGEQEPERAVDDEHELVIVDNGVQVHEDCANREVVVTADDAHVVLDGACGLVKATGRGTTVNVGSADKIVLVGVDNEVAFASGDPEVINHGRNTTVVEGGSAGA
- a CDS encoding hydroxymethylglutaryl-CoA lyase; amino-acid sequence: MSTNDHGPRGADHVEIVEVGPRDGLQNESTVLSVDDRIRLIDRAVAAGVRRIEAVSFVNPKRVPQMAGAEEIMAGVERAPGVSHIGLVLNRRGLERAVAAGVSEVNVAVPATDGFCTRNQGCTVDEMLDALVDIDAELQGTGIPLSVTVSTAFGCPFDGEVPAGQVVEVVNRITGTSAVEIALADTIGVAVPREVSELLRAVAPAVGDRTLRCHFHNTRNTGYANAMAAVESGVRVLDASLGGFGGCPFAPAATGNIATEDLLYMLHRSGMNTGVSLSEACELGAWMGERLGKQPPAYLGRAGGFPG
- a CDS encoding GNAT family N-acetyltransferase; the protein is MSGYVARVRHDESPGGDVGLDPLVRSAALRWAEADPLLPAPVNIARDSYPLLTVSDEEGRAVAAGTMHYTWYQPGEVGRIWGVPDQHWLTPIVGGPDPSRALDSLLTSWRDQLEDLPTGTGSESAALVSWPARDVCGIIPLQRHGLQPYTVLAARQRRRGVPPSLPPRDVTIRLADRSDLTQVVALLMEEHRYEQHFGGVFLQPDTAEQTRKVAARALERSRSWIWLAERRGRAVGLLWVSPPERSRWAKSLVNARPIAHIGYGVVIADERGNGIGTALVGQAHQALDSHGVGASVLNYAAMNPLSGPFWHRMGYRPVWTTWEVRPALALR